A genomic region of Kribbella sp. NBC_00382 contains the following coding sequences:
- a CDS encoding nucleotide exchange factor GrpE translates to METSTSIESLTEELAALRDLFHRRLLNDKAQQQVVDELSKRLDNADRRAAAAMQAPVLRQLVLVLDRIDAEAPIASVRDELTEILTRCGVLPVGPTAGLPFDPRFHHAVARTEVTDPAGDGVVATELRPGYVLDGTVLRPAEVTVGQLPSTTSCPRETAGVGEEDTTGGGTS, encoded by the coding sequence ATGGAGACCAGCACGAGCATCGAGAGCCTGACCGAGGAGCTGGCGGCGCTGCGGGACCTGTTCCACCGGCGTCTGCTGAACGACAAGGCCCAGCAACAGGTTGTCGACGAACTCTCCAAGCGCCTCGACAACGCAGACCGCCGGGCGGCCGCGGCGATGCAGGCACCTGTACTACGCCAGCTGGTGCTGGTGCTGGACCGCATCGACGCCGAGGCGCCGATTGCCTCGGTGCGCGACGAGCTGACCGAGATCCTGACCCGGTGCGGGGTGCTCCCCGTCGGTCCGACGGCCGGCCTCCCGTTCGACCCACGGTTCCATCACGCGGTCGCCCGGACCGAGGTCACCGACCCGGCCGGCGACGGCGTGGTCGCGACGGAGCTGAGGCCCGGCTACGTCCTCGACGGGACGGTACTGCGCCCCGCCGAGGTCACCGTCGGTCAGTTGCCGTCGACAACAAGCTGCCCGCGGGAGACCGCGGGTGTGGGGGAAGAAGACACAACCGGAGGGGGAACAAGCTGA